In Notolabrus celidotus isolate fNotCel1 chromosome 10, fNotCel1.pri, whole genome shotgun sequence, one DNA window encodes the following:
- the gja3 gene encoding gap junction alpha-3 protein — protein MGDWSFLGRLLENAQEHSTVIGKVWLTVLFIFRILVLGAAAEEVWGDEQSDFTCNTQQPGCENVCYDEAFPISHIRFWVLQIIFVSTPTLIYLGHVLHIVRMEEKRKEKEEEMRKANRFQEEKELLYRNGGDAGGGGGGGGGGGKKEKPPIRDEHGKIRIRGALLRTYVFNIIFKTLFEVGFILGQYFLYGFQLRPLYKCARWPCPNTVDCFISRPTEKTIFIIFMLVVACVSLLLNLLEIYHLGWKKVKQGMTNEYAPERESLRRVDIAEPECMASASRTAPSILSYPPNYTDVTAGSRAFLPPMGPATVPTVAEFKMDDLQQEQSLHQPSPSSHYYISNNNNHRLATQQNWANLATEQQTRVMKATSPSPSSSSATSTDKEQQQQPQPVDAELLLPTTNSHTNTTATAASSSPGSASNTGSWNGGKSEQEEGNITTTTVEMHEPPVTVSTDPRRLSRASKSSSVRARPSDLAV, from the coding sequence ATGGGCGACTGGAGCTTTCTGGGGCGGCTGTTGGAGAACGCTCAGGAGCACTCAACGGTCATCGGCAAAGTCTGGCTGActgtcctcttcatcttcaggaTCCTGGTGCTGGGGGCAGCAGCTGAAGAGGTCTGGGGAGATGAGCAGTCTGACTTTACCTGCAACACCCAGCAGCCCGGTTGCGAGAACGTCTGCTACGACGAGGCCTTCCCCATCTCACACATCCGTTTCTGGGTGCTGCAGATCATCTTCGTGTCCACGCCGACGCTCATCTACCTGGGTCATGTGCTGCACATCGTCCGCATGGAGGAGAAgcggaaagagaaggaggaagagatgcGCAAAGCAAACAGGTTTCAAGAGGAGAAAGAACTCCTTTATAGAAATGGTGGGGAtgctggtggaggaggaggaggaggaggaggtggtggcaAGAAGGAGAAGCCACCAATCAGGGACGAGCACGGCAAAATCCGTATCAGAGGGGCTTTGCTGCGTACCTATGTGTTCAACATTATTTTCAAGACCCTGTTTGAAGTGGGATTCATTTTGGGCCAGTATTTCCTGTATGGCTTCCAGCTGAGGCCCCTGTACAAGTGTGCGCGTTGGCCCTGCCCCAACACCGTGGACTGCTTCATATCAAGGCCTACTGAAAagactatttttattatatttatgctTGTGGTGGCTTGCGTGTCTCTTTTGCTGAATTTGTTAGAGATCTATCACCTTGGATGGAAGAAAGTGAAACAGGGCATGACAAACGAGTATGCCCCGGAACGCGAGTCGCTGCGCCGTGTCGACATTGCAGAACCTGAGTGTATGGCCTCGGCCTCCAGAACTGCTCCATCCATTCTCAGCTACCCTCCCAACTACACAGACGTGACGGCGGGCAGCAGGGCCTTCCTGCCACCCATGGGGCCGGCGACTGTGCCCACGGTGGCAGAGTTCAAGATGGACGACCTCCAGCAGGAGCAGTCCCTCCACCAGCCTTCTCCCTCCTCCCACTACtacatcagcaacaacaacaaccacaggcTGGCCACGCAGCAGAACTGGGCCAACCTGGCCACCGAGCAGCAGACTCGGGTGATGAAGGCCACCTCCCCCTCcccatcatcctcctctgcaACCAGCACTgacaaagagcagcagcagcagccacagccTGTGGATGCTGAACTTCTCCTTCCAACTACCAACAGTCATACCAACACGACGGCTACTGCCGCGTCCAGCAGCCCCGGCTCTGCCTCCAACACGGGCAGCTGGAATGGGGGAAAGAGTGAGCAGGAGGAAGGTAATATCACCACCACTACAGTGGAGATGCACGAGCCTCCAGTAACGGTCAGCACAGACCCTCGGCGGCTCAGTCGGGCCAGCAAGAGCAGCAGTGTCAGAGCGAGGCCGAGTGACCTGGCTGTCTGA
- the cx30.3 gene encoding connexin 30.3, translated as MSWGALYAQLGGVNKHSTSLGKIWLSVLFIFRITILVLAAESVWGDEQSDFTCNTQQPGCKNVCYDHFFPVSHIRLWCLQLIFVSTPALLVAMHVAYRKRGDKRTMLASNGADKATDNDLETLKRRRLPITGPLWWTYTCSLFFRLIFEGGFMYALYFVYDGFQMPRLVKCEQWPCPNKVDCFISRPTEKTIFTIFMVSSSAICMVLNVAELGYLVVKAIMRCTSRANRRKHNYTNTDSMSRDNALNKKNEMLLSSSSDSSANKTMC; from the coding sequence atgagTTGGGGGGCACTCTACGCCCAGCTGGGCGGCGTCAACAAACACTCCACCAGTCTGGGAAAGATTTGGCTCTCTGTCCTTTTCATCTTCCGCATCACTATCCTGGTTCTTGCTGCAGAGAGCGTCTGGGGGGACGAGCAGTCAGACTTCACGTGTAACACGCAGCAGCCCGGCTGTAAAAACGTCTGCTACGACCACTTCTTCCCAGTTTCACATATCCGCTTGTGGTGCCTGCAGCTGATCTTTGTGTCCACTCCAGCCCTGCTGGTGGCCATGCACGTGGCCTACAGGAAGCGAGGGGATAAGAGGACCATGCTGGCATCCAATGGTGCTGATAAGGCGACAGATAATGACCTGGAGACTCTAAAGCGGAGGCGTCTGCCAATCACAGGCCCGCTGTGGTGGACCTACACATGCAGCTTGTTCTTCAGGCTCATCTTTGAGGGAGGGTTCATGTATGCTCTGTACTTCGTCTATGATGGTTTCCAGATGCCCCGGCTGGTAAAGTGCGAGCAGTGGCCTTGCCCCAACAAAGTAGACTGCTTCATCTCCAGACCGACAGAGAAGACCATCTTCACCATCTTCATGGTGTCCTCTTCGGCCATCTGCATGGTGCTGAATGTGGCCGAGCTGGGCTACCTGGTCGTGAAGGCCATCATGAGGTGCACCAGCAGGGCGAACAGGAGGAAACATAACTACACCAACACGGACAGCATGTCCCGGGATAACGCCCTCAACAAGAAGAACGAAATGCTGCTGTCTTCGTCTTCAGACTCTTCTGCCAATAAGACCATGTGTTGA